In the Haloferula helveola genome, one interval contains:
- a CDS encoding HAD family phosphatase — translation MAKVGPLELAVDGIEAIVFDCDGTLVNSMPAHFAAWCDALAYYGAANVFQEDVFYAMGGRPTKDIVVDLNGEYGLRLDPEAVAMKKREAFLERLATIELIDEVVEFARSQRGKLPMAIATGGTRMVIEKTLQAVGISDLFDDVVTADDVAVGKPAPDIFLKAAELLGADPRKCLALEDAPAGIMAAQQAGMRVVAVPAPMDFANY, via the coding sequence ATGGCGAAAGTCGGTCCCCTTGAACTAGCTGTGGATGGCATTGAAGCCATCGTCTTCGACTGCGACGGAACCTTGGTCAATTCGATGCCCGCCCATTTCGCGGCGTGGTGCGATGCCCTGGCCTACTACGGCGCAGCCAATGTGTTCCAAGAGGACGTCTTCTACGCAATGGGCGGTCGCCCGACCAAGGACATCGTGGTCGACCTCAACGGCGAATACGGGTTGAGGTTGGATCCCGAGGCGGTCGCGATGAAAAAGCGCGAGGCGTTTCTGGAGCGGCTAGCAACCATCGAACTGATCGACGAAGTCGTCGAGTTCGCCCGGAGCCAGCGTGGCAAGCTGCCGATGGCGATCGCGACCGGCGGCACCCGGATGGTGATCGAGAAGACTCTGCAGGCGGTCGGGATTTCCGACCTTTTCGACGACGTGGTGACCGCTGACGATGTCGCGGTCGGCAAGCCGGCTCCCGACATTTTCCTCAAGGCAGCCGAGCTCCTTGGCGCCGATCCGCGGAAGTGTCTCGCCCTTGAGGATGCCCCCGCGGGCATCATGGCGGCCCAGCAGGCCGGGATGAGGGTCGTGGCGGTGCCGGCTCCGATGGATTTCGCCAATTACTGA
- a CDS encoding MarR family transcriptional regulator: MKLSTPGPKGSTSHADADRLADFVLFTQRSCILNLSSKLNKGNVSFPQFFLMAYLSSEEYLTMSDIAKKMGHSTAAATGLVDRLEKLGYVERVHAAEDRRKIMVRITQKGVELVSKMRKEIATDLAGILSEMDEDQAEAVEHTKRALNSREIA, encoded by the coding sequence ATGAAACTGAGCACCCCGGGGCCGAAGGGCTCCACGTCGCATGCCGATGCTGATCGCCTTGCTGACTTCGTCCTGTTCACGCAGCGTAGCTGCATCCTGAACCTCTCGTCGAAGCTCAACAAGGGTAACGTGTCGTTCCCCCAATTCTTCCTTATGGCCTATCTTTCGAGCGAGGAGTATCTGACGATGTCGGATATCGCGAAGAAGATGGGTCACTCGACCGCCGCGGCCACCGGCCTCGTCGATCGTCTGGAGAAGTTGGGATACGTGGAACGTGTCCACGCTGCCGAAGACCGCCGGAAGATCATGGTTCGCATCACCCAGAAGGGTGTCGAACTGGTCTCCAAAATGCGGAAAGAGATCGCGACGGATCTCGCCGGAATCCTGTCCGAGATGGATGAGGACCAGGCGGAAGCCGTTGAGCACACGAAACGCGCGCTGAACAGCCGCGAGATTGCGTGA
- the guaA gene encoding glutamine-hydrolyzing GMP synthase gives MQHVAVIDFGSQYTQLIVRRVRELGYFAKLYALEEFPDIGKPGAIILSGGPKSTSEPDAPDIDFEALSGFGVPVLGVCYGMQLLNIKFGGSVHASDRREYGPAKLVPAAPEGLFEGLSHESQVWMSHSDTVENLADTCSVIARNQHGTPVALSWGNGFFGIQFHPEVTHSHEGTRILHNFLLQAEKLEPFRIEDFKKEVIDGIRATVGDKQVVCGVSGGVDSTVLAVLLNEAGVNVRAIFVDHGLMRKDEGDEVRNNFHRMGVPIETVEASELFLSRLAGVTEPEKKRDIIGNLFIDVFWDAVGDAEMLAQGTLYPDVIESASNAKSKASKIKTHHNRVDRILELQAEGKVLEPLAELFKDEVRALGKSLGIPHDILHRHPFPGPGLAVRCPGEVTQDRLEIIQDCDAIFINKLKDSGWYDRVWQAYAALVPVKTVGVKGDERSYEWAIALRAVISEDAMTADWVELPYQLLRETSHEILNEVAGINRVLYDISTKPPASIEWE, from the coding sequence ATTCAACACGTAGCCGTCATCGATTTCGGCTCCCAGTACACGCAACTGATCGTACGTCGGGTTCGGGAGCTCGGGTATTTCGCCAAACTGTACGCTCTCGAGGAGTTCCCCGATATCGGCAAGCCGGGTGCGATCATTCTGTCGGGTGGTCCTAAGAGCACCAGCGAGCCCGACGCGCCGGATATCGATTTCGAGGCCTTGTCAGGATTCGGTGTCCCGGTTCTTGGCGTTTGCTACGGCATGCAGCTCCTCAACATCAAGTTCGGTGGCAGCGTGCATGCGAGCGACCGCCGCGAGTATGGTCCTGCCAAGTTGGTTCCGGCGGCTCCCGAAGGTCTCTTCGAAGGGCTTTCGCACGAGTCGCAGGTTTGGATGAGTCACTCGGATACCGTCGAGAATCTGGCGGACACCTGTTCGGTCATCGCCCGCAACCAGCATGGGACGCCTGTCGCTTTGAGCTGGGGCAACGGTTTCTTCGGAATCCAGTTCCATCCCGAGGTGACCCACAGCCACGAAGGCACCCGAATCCTCCACAATTTCCTGCTGCAGGCGGAGAAACTCGAACCGTTCCGGATCGAGGACTTCAAGAAGGAGGTCATCGACGGGATCCGTGCAACGGTCGGCGACAAGCAGGTCGTTTGCGGTGTGTCCGGAGGTGTCGATAGCACGGTCCTCGCGGTGCTCCTCAATGAGGCGGGAGTCAACGTCAGGGCGATCTTTGTCGATCACGGGCTGATGAGGAAGGACGAGGGCGACGAGGTCCGGAACAACTTCCACCGAATGGGCGTTCCGATTGAAACCGTCGAAGCCAGCGAGCTGTTTCTCTCGAGGCTTGCGGGTGTGACTGAGCCCGAGAAGAAGCGCGACATCATCGGGAACCTTTTCATCGATGTCTTCTGGGACGCGGTGGGCGACGCCGAAATGCTCGCGCAGGGTACCTTGTATCCCGACGTGATCGAAAGTGCGTCGAACGCGAAGTCCAAGGCTTCCAAAATCAAGACGCACCACAACCGCGTCGACCGGATTCTCGAACTGCAGGCGGAGGGCAAAGTCCTCGAGCCGCTTGCCGAGCTGTTCAAGGACGAGGTTCGGGCGCTGGGCAAGTCACTCGGAATCCCGCACGATATCCTGCACCGCCATCCGTTCCCCGGGCCGGGGCTCGCGGTTCGTTGTCCCGGTGAGGTCACGCAAGACCGGTTGGAGATCATCCAGGACTGCGACGCGATCTTCATCAACAAGCTCAAGGACTCCGGTTGGTATGACCGTGTTTGGCAGGCGTATGCGGCCTTGGTTCCCGTGAAGACCGTTGGGGTCAAGGGCGACGAGCGGAGCTACGAATGGGCGATCGCATTGCGGGCGGTCATCAGCGAGGACGCCATGACCGCCGACTGGGTGGAGCTTCCGTATCAGCTCCTTCGCGAGACAAGTCACGAGATCCTCAACGAGGTCGCCGGGATCAACCGGGTGCTCTACGATATCTCGACGAAGCCGCCGGCGAGCATCGAGTGGGAGTGA
- the rpoN gene encoding RNA polymerase factor sigma-54, translating to MAEQSLHQSLSQQQSLAPQMRRSLEILQANSMELTQMVRQALDTNPVLEDVTESISLDEDSPSPEEADSLESMNQTDDDWRDLAIMERRNLSWSADDEERREHLYNSIVAPETLQQHLAAQLELSLLEPSVREAAQALLGNMDQRGFYDLPPSELGIRLGLAKEDIDEATKLIRGFDPAGVGAVDLRDSLLIQLERRGDRDTIEFRIVSDYLEDLARKRFPRIARALGTSIERISEAALAIGRLSPNPGGDFNPTGNPYIRADVIIERGEDGWTARLTHEYLPKLRINDFYKDLLGKASSDAKARHFLRENLREGRTLIRSLSLRQETILSIAEKLIQHQPDFFERGPRFLRPLTMNDIADELELHATTVSRAVAGKYVLTPHGLMEMRSFFAAGYQTDDGKEVSNAGVREAMQGLISAENPAKPLSDDAIAKALKAQGIPVARRTVAKYRDQLGILPSHLRRSFS from the coding sequence ATGGCTGAGCAGTCGCTCCATCAATCGCTTTCCCAGCAGCAATCGCTGGCTCCCCAAATGCGGCGGAGCCTCGAGATCCTGCAGGCGAATTCGATGGAACTGACGCAGATGGTGCGTCAGGCACTGGATACCAACCCGGTGCTGGAGGACGTCACCGAGTCCATTTCCCTCGATGAGGACTCACCGTCTCCCGAGGAGGCTGACTCGCTCGAGTCGATGAACCAGACGGATGACGACTGGCGGGACCTGGCGATCATGGAACGGCGGAATCTGAGCTGGTCGGCGGACGATGAGGAACGCCGCGAGCACCTCTACAACTCGATCGTCGCCCCGGAGACGCTCCAGCAGCACCTCGCTGCGCAACTGGAGCTATCCCTGCTGGAGCCGTCGGTTCGCGAAGCCGCCCAAGCCCTGCTGGGAAACATGGACCAGCGGGGCTTCTACGACTTGCCTCCGAGCGAACTCGGCATCCGTCTCGGACTGGCAAAGGAAGACATCGACGAAGCCACCAAGCTGATCCGCGGCTTCGATCCCGCCGGCGTTGGCGCGGTGGATCTCCGCGACTCCTTGTTGATCCAGCTCGAGCGCCGGGGAGACCGCGACACGATCGAATTCCGAATCGTCAGCGACTACCTCGAAGACCTCGCAAGAAAACGCTTTCCACGGATTGCCCGCGCTCTCGGAACCAGCATCGAGCGCATCTCCGAAGCGGCGCTTGCCATCGGCCGACTCAGCCCGAACCCGGGTGGCGATTTCAATCCGACCGGCAACCCCTACATCCGGGCCGATGTGATCATCGAACGCGGAGAGGACGGCTGGACCGCCCGCCTGACCCACGAGTATCTGCCCAAGCTCCGGATCAACGACTTCTACAAGGACCTGCTGGGCAAGGCCTCGAGCGATGCCAAAGCCCGCCATTTCCTCAGGGAGAATCTCCGCGAAGGCCGCACCCTGATCCGGTCGCTTTCTTTGCGTCAGGAAACGATTCTCTCAATCGCCGAGAAGCTGATCCAGCACCAGCCGGACTTCTTCGAACGGGGCCCGCGCTTCCTGCGGCCGCTGACGATGAACGACATCGCCGACGAACTCGAGCTACACGCTACGACCGTGTCGCGAGCAGTTGCCGGGAAGTATGTGCTCACTCCCCACGGCCTCATGGAGATGCGCTCCTTTTTTGCCGCCGGCTACCAGACCGACGATGGCAAGGAGGTCTCCAACGCCGGGGTTCGGGAGGCGATGCAGGGGCTGATCTCCGCTGAGAACCCGGCCAAGCCGCTCTCCGACGACGCCATCGCCAAGGCTCTGAAGGCACAGGGCATTCCCGTCGCCCGCCGCACGGTGGCAAAATACCGCGACCAGCTGGGGATCCTCCCCTCCCACCTGCGGCGAAGCTTTTCCTGA
- the guaB gene encoding IMP dehydrogenase: MADITLGLSFDDVLLVPRLSAVLPATTDLSTRLTGEIDLRIPVVSAAMDTVSESELAIALAREGGMGVIHRACTIEQQASMVSRVKRSENAVILKPLTVRKDQTVEDVRAIMHEHGFSGFPVVDENGRLEGMITGRDIRYLDRENAAVSEVMTPRERLVTSTPDTELEEARRILYQNRIEKLPLVDADGRLVGLITGADIEKRAAFTDAAKDPNGQLRCGAAVGVGPDCVERGQGMLEAGADALFIDAATGHTTRVMEVISKLRSLSDRPVVAGNVVTEQGAKDLIDAGASALKVGVGPGSICTTRVIAGVGMPQFTAIQNVAPYARSKGVKVIADGGVRYSGDVVKALAAGADLVMLGSLLAGTRESPGQTVYSQGRRFKTYRGMGSIGAMKKGAGDRYSQNSSGKLVAEGVEGRVPYKGPLADVIFQLMGGLRSGMGYLGAGSLEELRERAEFTRITPGGLRESHVHDIVITEEPTNYQPIS, translated from the coding sequence ATGGCGGACATCACACTTGGGCTTTCTTTCGACGACGTCCTTCTCGTGCCCCGGTTGAGCGCGGTGCTCCCGGCAACCACCGACCTGTCCACCCGGCTTACCGGAGAGATCGATCTTCGAATTCCGGTCGTCTCCGCCGCGATGGACACGGTGTCCGAGTCGGAGCTGGCGATCGCACTCGCCCGTGAAGGCGGTATGGGTGTGATTCACCGGGCGTGCACCATCGAGCAGCAGGCGTCGATGGTCTCACGGGTCAAGCGCTCCGAGAACGCGGTGATCCTGAAGCCCCTGACGGTCCGCAAGGATCAGACGGTCGAGGATGTCCGTGCGATCATGCACGAGCATGGCTTTTCCGGCTTTCCGGTTGTCGACGAGAACGGCCGCCTCGAAGGAATGATCACCGGCCGGGATATCCGTTATCTCGATCGTGAGAACGCCGCGGTGTCCGAAGTGATGACGCCCCGCGAACGCCTCGTAACCTCGACGCCGGATACGGAACTCGAGGAGGCACGGCGGATTCTCTATCAGAACCGCATCGAGAAGCTTCCGCTGGTCGATGCCGATGGAAGGCTGGTCGGATTGATCACAGGTGCGGACATCGAAAAGCGCGCGGCTTTCACCGATGCCGCGAAGGATCCGAACGGTCAGCTCCGCTGCGGTGCGGCGGTGGGTGTCGGACCGGATTGCGTAGAGCGTGGCCAAGGCATGCTAGAAGCCGGTGCCGATGCGTTGTTCATTGATGCGGCGACCGGTCACACGACTCGCGTGATGGAAGTGATCAGCAAGCTGCGGTCGCTTTCCGACCGTCCTGTGGTGGCAGGCAATGTCGTCACCGAGCAGGGCGCAAAGGATCTCATCGATGCCGGTGCCAGCGCACTGAAAGTCGGTGTCGGTCCGGGTTCGATTTGCACCACGCGGGTGATCGCCGGTGTGGGGATGCCTCAGTTCACCGCGATTCAGAACGTCGCACCGTATGCCCGCTCGAAGGGGGTGAAGGTGATTGCCGACGGTGGTGTTCGTTACTCCGGCGATGTCGTCAAGGCGCTCGCTGCCGGCGCGGATCTGGTGATGCTCGGATCTCTGCTGGCCGGAACACGGGAGAGTCCCGGGCAGACGGTCTACTCACAGGGCCGCCGTTTCAAAACCTACCGCGGCATGGGATCGATCGGTGCCATGAAGAAGGGCGCGGGTGACCGCTACAGCCAGAACTCCTCGGGGAAACTGGTGGCGGAAGGTGTCGAAGGCCGCGTGCCCTACAAGGGGCCGCTTGCCGACGTGATTTTCCAACTCATGGGCGGCCTTCGCTCCGGCATGGGCTACCTAGGTGCCGGTTCGCTGGAGGAGCTCCGCGAACGTGCCGAGTTCACCCGGATCACGCCGGGAGGTCTCCGGGAAAGCCACGTGCACGACATCGTCATCACCGAGGAGCCGACCAACTACCAACCTATCAGCTGA
- the ispE gene encoding 4-(cytidine 5'-diphospho)-2-C-methyl-D-erythritol kinase yields the protein MTVEAPAKLNLSLRVIRRRDDGFHEIDSVMVTLPGLHDRITITGADEDRFECDEPGVPTDGSNLAMKALAVFREETGEMDPLAVKLEKRIPHGAGLGGGSSDAAAMLRALDTHFGTKLGVDALVELAARIGSDIPFFLGPPVGRVLGRGEILEPGPELPELQVVLLKPSFGVSTPDAYRRWKDAPAVADVDFAPQVLDWGELVNDLERPVFGKHLFLAEMREWLRARPEVAGALMSGSGSTVFAVLEDPGKAGEVISAAKEELDPTLWAWSGKTGSGVFQAPEGMPE from the coding sequence GTGACCGTCGAGGCTCCCGCCAAACTCAACCTATCCCTGCGGGTGATCCGTCGCAGGGACGACGGGTTCCATGAGATCGACTCGGTGATGGTCACGCTCCCCGGTCTTCATGACCGGATTACGATCACTGGGGCCGATGAGGACCGGTTCGAGTGCGATGAGCCCGGGGTGCCGACGGACGGCTCGAATCTGGCGATGAAGGCGTTGGCGGTTTTCCGCGAGGAGACGGGGGAGATGGATCCGCTTGCAGTTAAGCTTGAGAAAAGGATTCCTCACGGTGCCGGTCTCGGCGGCGGGAGCAGTGATGCGGCGGCGATGCTCCGGGCGCTTGATACCCACTTCGGAACGAAGCTGGGTGTTGATGCCCTTGTGGAACTGGCGGCGCGAATCGGATCGGACATTCCGTTTTTCCTTGGGCCCCCGGTGGGTCGGGTGCTCGGCCGGGGGGAGATCCTCGAGCCGGGGCCTGAACTGCCCGAGTTGCAGGTGGTTCTGCTAAAACCGTCTTTCGGTGTTTCGACACCGGATGCCTATCGGCGCTGGAAGGATGCCCCTGCGGTTGCGGACGTTGATTTTGCGCCGCAGGTTTTGGATTGGGGCGAACTGGTGAACGATCTGGAGCGCCCGGTGTTCGGAAAGCATTTGTTTCTCGCGGAGATGCGGGAGTGGCTTCGCGCGAGACCCGAGGTCGCTGGAGCTTTGATGAGTGGCTCAGGCTCGACCGTGTTCGCGGTGCTGGAAGATCCGGGGAAGGCGGGAGAGGTAATCTCCGCCGCTAAAGAAGAGCTCGATCCGACCTTGTGGGCGTGGAGCGGGAAGACAGGGAGCGGCGTCTTTCAGGCGCCGGAGGGGATGCCGGAGTAG
- a CDS encoding UTP--glucose-1-phosphate uridylyltransferase: MQSAGVARAAIEAFRRNYEALCRDESGMISETDIEPATGLPEYPESVSELDSELLAQTVLIKLNGGLGTSMGLEKVKSLLEVRPGVTFLDLIVRQVSSLRESSGAPVRLLFMNSFATSEDTLGHLEEHAPDGLKGVTEVELMQNQVPKINAGSLQPVEWPENPALEWCPPGHGDLYPALIGSGWLDRLLADGVRYAFVSNSDNLGAVLSPELLAWFAESDAPFLMEVTRRTPADRKGGHLAVRKADGQLLLREVAQCPEEDLEAFQNIDTHRYFNTNSIWLRLDKLKEALESAGGVLPLPMIRNLKTVDPRDKSSTPVIQLETAMGAAIECFPGARAIEVPRSRFAPVKTSGDLFALRSDAYEIGADGRVQLIEERAGKPPVVKLDDRYKFVDSLASLGVPSLAKCNSLTVTGEVRFEDGAVVEGDAVFDGSEDPVVVEK, encoded by the coding sequence ATGCAGTCCGCCGGTGTGGCGCGGGCGGCGATCGAGGCCTTCCGTCGCAATTATGAGGCCCTGTGCCGCGACGAGTCGGGGATGATTTCCGAAACCGATATCGAGCCGGCAACGGGGCTTCCCGAGTATCCCGAGTCGGTCTCGGAGCTCGATTCCGAGCTGCTTGCCCAAACAGTGCTGATCAAGCTGAACGGCGGCCTCGGGACCAGCATGGGGCTGGAGAAGGTGAAGAGCCTGTTGGAGGTCCGCCCCGGGGTGACATTCCTCGATCTCATCGTCCGGCAGGTTTCCTCGCTGCGGGAATCGTCCGGTGCTCCGGTTCGGCTGCTGTTCATGAACAGCTTCGCGACGAGCGAGGATACCCTCGGACACTTGGAAGAGCATGCGCCCGATGGTCTGAAAGGGGTGACGGAGGTCGAATTGATGCAGAATCAGGTACCGAAGATCAACGCCGGATCGTTGCAGCCGGTCGAGTGGCCGGAGAATCCGGCACTGGAATGGTGTCCTCCGGGTCACGGGGACCTGTATCCGGCGCTGATCGGCAGCGGGTGGCTGGATCGGCTGCTGGCCGACGGGGTTCGCTATGCCTTCGTTTCGAATTCCGACAATCTCGGTGCGGTGCTTTCGCCGGAACTCCTCGCATGGTTCGCGGAGTCCGACGCCCCGTTCCTGATGGAAGTGACGCGGCGCACGCCGGCGGACCGGAAGGGGGGGCATCTGGCCGTCCGCAAGGCCGACGGTCAACTGCTGCTGCGCGAGGTAGCCCAGTGTCCTGAGGAGGATCTTGAGGCCTTCCAGAACATCGACACCCACCGCTACTTCAACACCAACTCGATCTGGCTGAGGCTCGACAAGCTGAAGGAGGCTCTGGAGTCGGCAGGGGGAGTGCTCCCGCTACCGATGATCCGCAACCTCAAGACGGTCGATCCCCGCGACAAGTCATCCACGCCGGTGATCCAGCTCGAGACCGCCATGGGGGCAGCGATCGAGTGCTTCCCGGGAGCACGAGCCATCGAAGTTCCACGGTCCCGCTTTGCTCCGGTGAAGACCTCGGGCGACCTGTTCGCGCTGCGTTCCGACGCCTATGAAATCGGTGCCGACGGGCGGGTGCAGCTCATCGAGGAGAGGGCTGGGAAGCCGCCGGTTGTGAAGCTGGACGACCGCTACAAGTTCGTTGACTCACTGGCCTCGCTCGGAGTCCCGTCCTTGGCAAAATGCAATTCTCTAACCGTGACTGGGGAAGTCCGGTTCGAAGACGGCGCCGTCGTTGAGGGCGATGCGGTCTTCGACGGATCGGAGGATCCCGTCGTGGTCGAGAAGTAA
- the pyk gene encoding pyruvate kinase produces the protein MPRKTKLVVTLGPATESPETIGQLIELGANVFRLNMSHAKHEWAAEMAKLVRRESAARHTHVAVLFDLTGPSIRTGDLKEPYELKIGDLVEFRKADTEPSIPLSTTVNYPGMMDDVSEGKTLVVDNGTLLMEIRTKKDDRIICEVRNAGKLGSRRHINLPGTRLNLPAMTDKDRKDLSLAVECDADYIAGSFVRDAAHVQELRSAVEALEGNAQIISKIEDQEAVRHIDAIIQASDAIMIARGDLGIEVAFEELPILQRRIIKRCHELGRRVIVATQLLESMIQNPTPTRAEVTDCSNAVYEEADALMLSGETSIGKHPLRCVEALVKISSRIERSGGLGYGTGVLLRDERQKTARAAVTLSDSLPDARLVVLTRRGVLANHTAMLRPKTAGFYAFTPRETVCRQLALTRNIEAFKMPFAAGIDETIERAAKFLIDRGLVQPGGPMVIVSDLLSDHIAANSILLHHA, from the coding sequence ATGCCCCGCAAGACCAAGCTCGTTGTCACTCTCGGCCCGGCCACCGAATCCCCGGAAACCATCGGCCAGCTCATCGAGCTCGGCGCGAACGTGTTCCGGCTCAACATGAGCCACGCCAAACACGAGTGGGCAGCCGAGATGGCCAAGCTCGTGCGCCGGGAGTCGGCCGCCCGACACACCCATGTGGCGGTCCTTTTCGATCTGACCGGCCCCTCGATCCGAACCGGAGACCTGAAGGAACCCTACGAACTGAAGATCGGCGATCTCGTCGAGTTCAGGAAGGCCGACACCGAACCGTCGATCCCCCTTTCCACCACGGTCAATTACCCGGGAATGATGGATGACGTCTCCGAGGGCAAGACCCTGGTGGTCGACAACGGCACGCTGTTGATGGAGATCCGGACGAAAAAGGACGACCGGATCATCTGCGAGGTCCGCAATGCCGGAAAGCTCGGCTCGCGACGCCACATCAACCTTCCGGGAACCCGCCTCAATCTTCCGGCGATGACCGACAAGGACCGCAAGGACCTGTCGCTGGCGGTCGAGTGCGATGCCGACTACATCGCCGGCTCGTTCGTGCGCGACGCCGCCCACGTCCAGGAACTCCGCTCGGCGGTCGAAGCCCTCGAGGGCAACGCTCAGATCATTTCGAAAATCGAGGACCAGGAGGCGGTCCGTCACATCGACGCGATCATCCAGGCGTCCGACGCGATCATGATCGCCCGCGGCGACCTCGGCATCGAAGTCGCCTTCGAGGAGCTCCCCATCCTGCAACGCCGAATCATCAAACGCTGCCATGAGCTCGGCCGCCGGGTGATCGTCGCGACCCAGCTGCTGGAGTCGATGATCCAGAACCCGACCCCGACCCGCGCCGAGGTGACCGACTGTTCGAATGCGGTTTATGAGGAAGCCGACGCCCTCATGCTTTCCGGCGAGACGAGTATCGGGAAACACCCGCTGCGCTGCGTCGAGGCACTGGTCAAAATCTCAAGCCGGATCGAACGATCGGGAGGCCTTGGCTACGGCACCGGCGTCCTGCTTCGCGACGAGCGCCAGAAGACCGCTCGGGCCGCGGTGACGCTGTCGGACTCGCTCCCTGATGCCCGCCTGGTGGTGCTCACCCGTCGCGGCGTTCTGGCCAACCACACCGCCATGCTCCGCCCGAAGACCGCGGGATTCTACGCCTTCACGCCCCGTGAAACGGTTTGCCGGCAACTCGCGCTCACCCGGAACATCGAAGCCTTCAAGATGCCTTTCGCCGCAGGAATCGACGAAACCATCGAGCGCGCCGCCAAATTCCTCATCGACCGCGGTCTCGTGCAACCCGGCGGCCCGATGGTGATCGTCTCGGACCTCCTCTCCGACCACATCGCCGCCAACTCCATCCTGCTCCACCACGCGTAA
- a CDS encoding P-loop NTPase — translation MTPELIKQALTQVRYPGFSRDIVSFGLVKDIRVDEQGSFVRIEVATKDPEVPQTIFKECHAVLAELPDIGPVKIEIDIKEPPGAGGGDSSDGKSSIPGVKRIIAVASGKGGVGKSTVASNLAISLAATGAKVGLCDCDLYGPSIAMMFGSDERPMANEHDEIIPIEAHGLKLMSMGFLLEDKSPVIVRGPMATRYTQQFLRQVAWGDLDYLVLDLPPGTGDIQLTIVQTVAVDGAVIVTTPQEVALIDARKAVSMFAKVNVPILGMIENMAWFECEHGTRYPIFGDGGGAREAANLRTPLLAQIPIEMPVREGSDQGKPVALLPTDASPASAAFHQVASSLLERVPIHSGT, via the coding sequence ATGACACCCGAACTCATCAAGCAAGCTCTCACGCAGGTCCGCTATCCCGGCTTTTCCCGCGACATCGTCTCGTTCGGCCTGGTCAAGGACATCCGGGTCGATGAGCAAGGCTCTTTCGTCAGGATCGAAGTCGCCACGAAGGACCCGGAAGTTCCGCAGACGATCTTCAAAGAATGTCACGCCGTCCTCGCCGAGCTACCCGATATCGGACCGGTCAAGATCGAGATCGACATCAAGGAGCCGCCGGGCGCCGGAGGTGGAGACTCATCGGATGGCAAGAGCTCGATCCCCGGCGTGAAACGCATCATCGCGGTCGCGTCGGGCAAGGGAGGCGTCGGCAAATCAACGGTCGCCTCCAACCTCGCGATCTCGCTCGCCGCCACCGGCGCCAAGGTCGGCCTTTGCGATTGCGACCTCTACGGACCTTCGATCGCGATGATGTTCGGTTCGGATGAGCGCCCGATGGCCAACGAACACGACGAGATCATTCCGATCGAAGCTCACGGGCTGAAGCTGATGTCGATGGGCTTCCTCCTGGAGGACAAGTCGCCTGTCATCGTACGCGGACCAATGGCGACCCGCTACACCCAGCAATTCCTGCGACAGGTCGCGTGGGGCGATCTCGACTATCTCGTGCTCGACCTTCCTCCCGGCACTGGCGACATCCAGCTGACCATCGTCCAGACCGTGGCCGTCGATGGCGCGGTCATTGTCACCACACCGCAGGAGGTCGCACTCATTGACGCCCGCAAGGCCGTCTCGATGTTCGCCAAGGTGAACGTGCCGATTCTCGGAATGATCGAGAACATGGCTTGGTTCGAATGCGAGCACGGCACCCGCTACCCGATTTTCGGTGATGGCGGAGGAGCGCGCGAAGCCGCCAATCTTCGAACACCGCTACTTGCCCAAATCCCGATCGAGATGCCTGTCCGGGAAGGGAGCGACCAAGGCAAACCGGTCGCACTTTTGCCTACAGACGCGAGTCCTGCTTCCGCCGCCTTCCACCAAGTGGCATCGTCCCTGCTCGAACGCGTCCCGATCCACTCAGGGACCTGA
- a CDS encoding polyphenol oxidase family protein, whose protein sequence is MTEALCFLDPLAELPGLRVDFISKVPGVDIDGERDEVLERLEPFHRAHVLETFGQDDWWRAAQVHGREVAVIEESFRGERRPTIPDVDGLVTDVPGEILGIYVADCGPIWLADRVSGAVGVLHSGKKGTELGILEEGLRVMAEHYGTEPGDVTVVLGPCIRPPHYDIDFAADIARQAAGVGVGQFHDCGRDTAVMPDDYYSYRMEKGRTGRMLALIMRVPEA, encoded by the coding sequence GTGACGGAGGCGCTCTGTTTTCTGGATCCCTTGGCCGAGTTGCCGGGGCTAAGGGTCGATTTCATTTCGAAAGTTCCCGGTGTCGACATCGACGGGGAACGCGACGAGGTGCTGGAGCGTCTTGAGCCATTCCACCGGGCGCATGTCCTCGAGACCTTCGGTCAGGACGACTGGTGGCGCGCGGCGCAGGTCCACGGACGAGAAGTCGCGGTGATTGAGGAGTCGTTCCGAGGGGAGCGGCGGCCGACGATTCCGGATGTCGATGGTCTGGTGACCGATGTTCCGGGGGAAATTCTCGGAATCTACGTGGCCGACTGTGGTCCGATCTGGCTGGCGGACCGCGTCAGCGGGGCCGTCGGGGTGCTTCATTCCGGCAAGAAGGGTACCGAGTTGGGAATTCTGGAGGAGGGACTGCGCGTGATGGCCGAGCATTACGGGACAGAGCCGGGCGACGTGACCGTCGTGCTGGGTCCGTGCATCCGCCCGCCTCATTATGACATCGACTTTGCCGCGGATATCGCCCGCCAGGCCGCGGGCGTGGGAGTCGGACAGTTTCACGACTGCGGCCGGGATACGGCCGTCATGCCGGACGACTACTACAGCTACCGTATGGAAAAGGGCCGGACCGGAAGAATGTTGGCGTTGATCATGCGCGTGCCGGAGGCATGA